A single Dechloromonas denitrificans DNA region contains:
- a CDS encoding efflux transporter outer membrane subunit produces MTPLLPRTCLSAVLLGALLSGCTAWPLAVGPDYRLPGLSLPASWSAPPVAPLVAPAESLARWWQQLNDPLLDRLVGEALAGSLDLRLAQARLRQARASRAQAVSGFFPALTASTGASRSKAAQVIGAQPERTIYDAGFDASWEIDVFGGTRRAVEAATADQAASAASLENARVSLVAEVAQNYVELRSYQRRLGIARDNLSSQSETLQITEWRNQAGLASSSDVEQARTNRAQTRAGIPDLEVGLSAAENRLAVLLGRQPGALHAELANPQPLPTVKPSIGAGIPADVLRQRPDLIVAERTLAAETARVGQKQAARYPSLALGGSFGWQAYSFAALGGSDTLLRAVSGTLAATLFDGGKLRSAVDIQSAVQEQALISYEASVLTALEEVENALTAYAASRERVDARRAAAEAARNAATLTRDLYQSGLADFQKVLETERTRLTAEDNLATAEATVLTSLIKLYKVLGGGWEQPATAQQSPEDKIS; encoded by the coding sequence ATGACCCCACTTCTTCCCCGCACCTGCCTGTCGGCCGTGTTGCTTGGTGCGCTGCTTTCCGGCTGCACTGCCTGGCCGCTGGCGGTCGGTCCCGACTACCGTCTGCCCGGCCTGTCCTTGCCGGCTAGCTGGTCGGCGCCGCCGGTCGCGCCACTGGTTGCGCCGGCCGAGAGCCTGGCCCGCTGGTGGCAACAACTGAATGATCCGCTGCTCGACCGGCTGGTCGGCGAAGCGCTGGCCGGCAGTCTCGACCTGCGGCTGGCCCAGGCCCGCTTGCGCCAGGCTCGGGCCAGTCGGGCCCAGGCGGTCAGCGGTTTCTTCCCGGCATTGACCGCATCGACCGGGGCCAGCCGCAGCAAGGCCGCACAGGTGATCGGTGCCCAGCCGGAACGGACCATCTACGATGCCGGCTTCGATGCCAGCTGGGAAATCGATGTCTTCGGCGGCACCCGGCGCGCCGTCGAGGCGGCGACGGCCGATCAGGCGGCGAGCGCGGCCAGTCTGGAGAACGCCCGCGTGTCGCTGGTCGCCGAAGTGGCGCAGAACTATGTCGAGCTGCGCAGCTATCAACGCCGGCTGGGCATTGCCCGCGACAACCTGAGCAGCCAGTCGGAAACCTTGCAGATTACCGAGTGGCGCAACCAGGCCGGGCTGGCCAGCAGCAGCGATGTCGAGCAGGCGCGGACCAACCGCGCACAGACGCGAGCTGGCATCCCGGATCTCGAAGTCGGGCTGAGCGCCGCCGAAAACCGGCTGGCCGTGCTGCTCGGTCGCCAGCCGGGCGCCCTGCATGCCGAACTGGCCAATCCCCAGCCCCTGCCGACGGTCAAGCCGAGCATCGGGGCGGGCATCCCGGCCGACGTGCTGCGCCAGCGGCCAGACCTGATCGTCGCCGAGCGCACGCTGGCCGCCGAAACGGCCCGCGTTGGGCAGAAACAGGCGGCGCGTTATCCCAGCCTGGCGCTCGGCGGCTCCTTCGGCTGGCAGGCCTACAGCTTCGCCGCGCTGGGCGGCAGCGACACGCTGCTCCGGGCGGTCAGCGGCACGCTGGCGGCGACCTTGTTCGACGGCGGCAAGTTGCGCAGCGCGGTCGATATCCAGAGCGCGGTGCAGGAACAGGCGCTGATCTCCTACGAAGCCAGCGTGTTGACCGCGCTGGAAGAAGTCGAAAACGCGCTGACCGCCTACGCCGCTTCTCGCGAGCGGGTCGATGCCCGGCGGGCGGCGGCCGAGGCGGCGCGCAATGCGGCGACGCTGACCCGCGATCTCTACCAGTCCGGTCTGGCCGACTTCCAGAAAGTGCTGGAAACCGAACGCACCCGGCTGACCGC